The Microbacterium schleiferi genome contains the following window.
ACCTGGGCGGCATCGGCGATCTTCTCGAACGGGTCGCGCGGGGTGCCCGGCGTGCCGAAGACGCGGAACCGCGTTCCGGAGTTGCCGAAGGCCCACGAGGGCAGCTCGATGCCCTGACCTTCCAGGGTGGCCAGCACGTCCGGGGGCAGCGGTGCCATGGGATGCCTCTCTCGCGGCGCCGTTCGTGCGCCAGTGTCGATGGTGAAACGTAAATGAATCGTTTCAGAGCATACGACGCATGTATCGTTTCAGCAAGACGAGGAGAGCGACGTGGCGGTAAGTGTGAAGGATGTCGCTGCGGCGGCATCCGTCTCGATCGGCACGGTCTCGAACGTGCTCAATCAGCCCAGCAAGGTGTCGGCAGCCACCGTCGAACGCGTGATGCGCGCGATCGACGAGTTGGGGTTCGTGCGCAACGACGCTGCTCGGCAGCTGCGCGCCGGGCGGAGCCGCAGCATCGGTCTCATCGCGCCCGACATGGCCAACCCCTTCTTCGCGGCGGTGGCGCAGGGGGCGCAGGAGCGCGCCGCCGAGGCTGGCATGTTCGTGCTCATGACGACGAGCAACGACACGCTCGACCGGGAGAAGGCCTACCTCGATCTGTTCCGAGAGCAGCGCGTGGCTGGGGTGCTCGTGACGCCGGCATCTGCCGACCCCGATGCCGCAGGCCGCCTCGCCCGCACCGGCATTCCCGTCGTCTTGCTCGATCGTGAAGCTACCGACGCGCGATTGTGCTCGGTGTCGGTGGACGATGAGCAGGGGGGGTATCTCGCGGCGTCTCACCTGCTCTCCCTGGGGCGCCGCCGGCTCGCGTTCCTCGGGGGCTCGAGCGAGATTCCCCAGGTCGCTGAGCGTCTCGCGGGGGCACAGCGGGCCGTTGCAGAAGCCGCAGGCGCTGGACTCGAGCTGATCGAGACTCCTGAGCTCACCGTCATCGCTGGGCGCGAAGCCAGCTCTCGGTTGGCAAGACGCGCCCCCGGTGACAGACCGGATGCAGTGTTCTGCGCCAACGACCTGGTCGCCGTCGGAGCCCTCCAGGGGCTGTCGATCCTCGGCGATCTGCGTGTCCCCGACGACATCGCCCTTATCGGGTACGACGACATCGACTTCGCCGCAGCCGCCGTGGTGCCGCTGAGTTCGATACGCCAGCCCGCCGCGCAGATCGGGCGCGCCGCCGTCGAGATCCTGTTGGCCGAGATGTCTGACCCCGGTGGTGCGCACGACACACACGTGCGGTTCACTCCGGAACTGATCGTGCGTGAGTCCACCGCGGGCTGACGCGATCAGGGCATCTGCCCCGCCCGCTCTACGGTGGTGACATGAGCATGTTCTCGGCCGTCCGCAGTGCGCACCGGTCTTCTCTGCTGCAGGTCGTGAAGTCTGCCGTCGCGACCGTGCTCGCGTGGTTCCTCGCGGGCTGGCTCATCCCGGCGCAGCCGCCGGTCTTCGCCGCAATCGCGGCTCTTCTCGTCGTGCAACCGAGCCTGAACCAGTCCTTCGGCAAGGCGGTCGAGCGCAGC
Protein-coding sequences here:
- a CDS encoding LacI family DNA-binding transcriptional regulator, translating into MAVSVKDVAAAASVSIGTVSNVLNQPSKVSAATVERVMRAIDELGFVRNDAARQLRAGRSRSIGLIAPDMANPFFAAVAQGAQERAAEAGMFVLMTTSNDTLDREKAYLDLFREQRVAGVLVTPASADPDAAGRLARTGIPVVLLDREATDARLCSVSVDDEQGGYLAASHLLSLGRRRLAFLGGSSEIPQVAERLAGAQRAVAEAAGAGLELIETPELTVIAGREASSRLARRAPGDRPDAVFCANDLVAVGALQGLSILGDLRVPDDIALIGYDDIDFAAAAVVPLSSIRQPAAQIGRAAVEILLAEMSDPGGAHDTHVRFTPELIVRESTAG